The proteins below are encoded in one region of Podarcis raffonei isolate rPodRaf1 chromosome 6, rPodRaf1.pri, whole genome shotgun sequence:
- the EMILIN3 gene encoding EMILIN-3 isoform X2: protein MNRARRFSAGAFSGASISLLCALLGLADAKGTYYRHPVPIPYGNRYNLYTSGSSPQLTPGKPMGKHKYRTFFRPRYKIGYKTVTEIVWRCCPGLMGEGCHDSPTDQPGLLPQHPSPKLPPTQKMFPGPRVPPHPKIHADSFPGPKKNHYGRKMPSLFGDRLDRLEDEIRRLSQSYDTLHNMVNGLGDHLRLAIQEDTSKMIGSLMNSPSVPDSTMGFGVIPDGIVDAADKADLSPYPPVGEILSKVTEMSDSLKTKTNLLDEVHGMVLDHDGQIKHLLESARPSPLTSIDMLEEYVDSRLSNLRVELLDGFEKKLVNIQSTCDYRIKEVQQQCEEEKAANLRLQQTLDGKELEIKKEISQLETQIQGLTVVESCCSNLNYLTKRMDILEKGLHSISESQKNLHSRLDNELSTVTLGNIVEGRFEDFEARLNFTEREMGSCCSSVEDNMRGLLGSELDGTRTLFEDKMRTLEERFITIVGDVNNVSSTVAIDGAVMPLLEGELAIIRKGTDEKLEVLQSRLTTLESTCSLGCMATSKDVEIFRTEIEDCQSKNQDLLLRMDSNSDLLRKLNATILEIQRRIEEEAAESLQGEITLLKINLNTMSKSLTGLKDSVSQYSDTVLHVNSSLDERERKIEDEVHSIQEKINNQGSQLLFSNKRVLNLKGDLERLKSRIISDLSNCKSVAHGLQKEVLQFDDRVAQVEDMCGRLGMVTGSLDHIKSELENNAGSMWGYMDHMNATLAAHSQEITVLKDNLLDCQAKVTELAEDISLLETKLQGNQH, encoded by the exons GTACCGCACGTTCTTCAGACCCAGGTACAAGATTGGCTACAAGACAGTGACTGAGATTGTGTGGAGGTGCTGCCCAGGCCTCATGGGAGAAGGATGTCACGACAGTCCCACTGACCAGCCAGGGCTTCTTCCCCAGcaccccagtcccaagttgcctCCTACTCAGAAGATGTTCCCAGGTCCTAGAGTTCCCCCTCACCCCAAAATTCATGCGGACTCATTTCCAGGACCAAAAAAGAACCACTATG GTCGAAAAATGCCTAGTTTGTTTGGAGACCGACTAGATCGGCTAGAGGATGAAATCAGACGTCTCTCACAGTCCTATGACACCCTACACAACATGGTGAATGGCCTGGGAGACCATTTGCGGCTTGCCATCCAGGAGGATACCAGTAAGATGATTGGATCGCTGATGAACAGCCCAAGTGTGCCTGATTCAACCATGGGGTTTGGAGTCATTCCCGATGGGATTGTGGATGCTGCAGACAAAGCAGACCTCTCCCCTTATCCACCTGTGGGTGAGATCCTAAGCAAAGTGACTGAGATGAGTGATTCACTGAAAACCAAGACTAACTTGCTGGACGAGGTGCATGGCATGGTGCTGGACCACGATGGACAGATCAAACACCTGCTGGAGTCAGCCCGGCCTTCTCCTCTCACCTCCATTGATATGCTAGAAGAATATGTGGACAGCAGGCTTAGCAATTTGCGGGTGGAGCTGCTGGATGGCTTTGAGAAGAAGCTGGTGAACATTCAGAGCACATGCGATTACCGGATCAAGGAAGTCCAGCAACAATGTGAGGAAGAGAAAGCTGCCAATCTCCGTCTTCAGCAGACCCTGGATGGAAAAGAGCTGGAAATCAAGAAGGAGATCTCCCAGCTGGAAACCCAGATCCAAGGGCTGACCGTTGTGGAAAGCTGCTGTAGCAACTTAAACTACCTCACCAAACGGATGGATATCCTAGAGAAGGGCTTGCACAGTATTTCTGAGTCTCAGAAGAATCTACACTCCAGGTTGGACAATGAACTTTCCACTGTTACCTTGGGGAACATAGTTGAAGGGCGCTTTGAGGACTTTGAAGCCAGGCTGAATTTTACAGAGAGGGAAATGGGAAGTTGTTGCTCCAGTGTAGAGGACAACATGAGAGGTCTGTTGGGGTCAGAGCTGGATGGCACAAGGACATTGTTTGAGGACAAAATGCGAACCTTGGAGGAAAGATTTATAACCATTGTAGGAGATGTGAACAATGTCAGCTCCACAGTGGCCATAGATGGAGCTGTAATGCCCCTCTTGGAAGGGGAGCTTGCTATCATAAGAAAGGGAACAGATGAGAAGTTGGAAGTACTCCAGAGTCGGCTGACTACCTTAGAAAGCACATGCTCACTGGGTTGCATGGCCACCTCCAAAGACGTAGAGATTTTTCGCACAGAAATTGAGGACTGCCAAAGCAAGAACCAGGATTTACTGCTCAGAATGGACAGCAACTCTGACCTGCTTCGGAAACTTAATGCTACTATCCTGGAAATCCAGAGGCGGATTGAAGAGGAAGCAGCTGAGTCCTTGCAAGGTGAGATCACTCTGTTGAAGATCAACCTGAACACCATGAGCAAGTCCTTAACTGGGCTGAAGGATTCTGTTTCTCAGTACTCAGACACGGTGCTCCACGTCAACTCCTCTCTGGACGAGCGTGAGCGCAAGATAGAAGATGAGGTCCACTCCATTCAAGAGAAGATCAACAACCAAGGCTCCCAGCTTCTGTTCAGCAACAAGCGAGTCCTCAACCTAAAAGGAGACCTTGAAAGGCTCAAGTCCAGAATCATCAGTGATTTGAGCAACTGCAAGAGTGTGGCTCATGGCCTGCAGAAGGAAGTGCTCCAGTTTGATGACCGTGTGGCCCAGGTGGAGGACATGTGTGGCAGACTGGGCATGGTAACGGGAAGCCTGGACCACATCAAAAGTGAGCTGGAAAATAACGCAGGAAGTATGTGGGGCTACATGGACCATATGAACGCAACCTTAGCTGCCCACTCTCAGGAAATAACTGTACTCAAAGATAACTTGTTGGACTGCCAGGCAAAAGTCACGGAATTAGCTGAAGACATCAGCCTCTTAGAAACCAAGCTGCAAGGCAACCAGCATTAG
- the EMILIN3 gene encoding EMILIN-3 isoform X1: MNRARRFSAGAFSGASISLLCALLGLADAKGTYYRHPVPIPYGNRYNLYTSGSSPQLTPGKPMGKHKSYCAYVVQRNVTCTLQDGAESYVKAEYHKCSWGPKCPGKVLYRTFFRPRYKIGYKTVTEIVWRCCPGLMGEGCHDSPTDQPGLLPQHPSPKLPPTQKMFPGPRVPPHPKIHADSFPGPKKNHYGRKMPSLFGDRLDRLEDEIRRLSQSYDTLHNMVNGLGDHLRLAIQEDTSKMIGSLMNSPSVPDSTMGFGVIPDGIVDAADKADLSPYPPVGEILSKVTEMSDSLKTKTNLLDEVHGMVLDHDGQIKHLLESARPSPLTSIDMLEEYVDSRLSNLRVELLDGFEKKLVNIQSTCDYRIKEVQQQCEEEKAANLRLQQTLDGKELEIKKEISQLETQIQGLTVVESCCSNLNYLTKRMDILEKGLHSISESQKNLHSRLDNELSTVTLGNIVEGRFEDFEARLNFTEREMGSCCSSVEDNMRGLLGSELDGTRTLFEDKMRTLEERFITIVGDVNNVSSTVAIDGAVMPLLEGELAIIRKGTDEKLEVLQSRLTTLESTCSLGCMATSKDVEIFRTEIEDCQSKNQDLLLRMDSNSDLLRKLNATILEIQRRIEEEAAESLQGEITLLKINLNTMSKSLTGLKDSVSQYSDTVLHVNSSLDERERKIEDEVHSIQEKINNQGSQLLFSNKRVLNLKGDLERLKSRIISDLSNCKSVAHGLQKEVLQFDDRVAQVEDMCGRLGMVTGSLDHIKSELENNAGSMWGYMDHMNATLAAHSQEITVLKDNLLDCQAKVTELAEDISLLETKLQGNQH, encoded by the exons GAGCTACTGTGCATATGTGGTGCAGAGGAATGTAACTTGCACCCTTCAGGATGGAGCAGAGAGCTACGTGAAAGCCGAATATCACAAgtgcagctggggacccaagtgtcCTGGGAAAGTCCT GTACCGCACGTTCTTCAGACCCAGGTACAAGATTGGCTACAAGACAGTGACTGAGATTGTGTGGAGGTGCTGCCCAGGCCTCATGGGAGAAGGATGTCACGACAGTCCCACTGACCAGCCAGGGCTTCTTCCCCAGcaccccagtcccaagttgcctCCTACTCAGAAGATGTTCCCAGGTCCTAGAGTTCCCCCTCACCCCAAAATTCATGCGGACTCATTTCCAGGACCAAAAAAGAACCACTATG GTCGAAAAATGCCTAGTTTGTTTGGAGACCGACTAGATCGGCTAGAGGATGAAATCAGACGTCTCTCACAGTCCTATGACACCCTACACAACATGGTGAATGGCCTGGGAGACCATTTGCGGCTTGCCATCCAGGAGGATACCAGTAAGATGATTGGATCGCTGATGAACAGCCCAAGTGTGCCTGATTCAACCATGGGGTTTGGAGTCATTCCCGATGGGATTGTGGATGCTGCAGACAAAGCAGACCTCTCCCCTTATCCACCTGTGGGTGAGATCCTAAGCAAAGTGACTGAGATGAGTGATTCACTGAAAACCAAGACTAACTTGCTGGACGAGGTGCATGGCATGGTGCTGGACCACGATGGACAGATCAAACACCTGCTGGAGTCAGCCCGGCCTTCTCCTCTCACCTCCATTGATATGCTAGAAGAATATGTGGACAGCAGGCTTAGCAATTTGCGGGTGGAGCTGCTGGATGGCTTTGAGAAGAAGCTGGTGAACATTCAGAGCACATGCGATTACCGGATCAAGGAAGTCCAGCAACAATGTGAGGAAGAGAAAGCTGCCAATCTCCGTCTTCAGCAGACCCTGGATGGAAAAGAGCTGGAAATCAAGAAGGAGATCTCCCAGCTGGAAACCCAGATCCAAGGGCTGACCGTTGTGGAAAGCTGCTGTAGCAACTTAAACTACCTCACCAAACGGATGGATATCCTAGAGAAGGGCTTGCACAGTATTTCTGAGTCTCAGAAGAATCTACACTCCAGGTTGGACAATGAACTTTCCACTGTTACCTTGGGGAACATAGTTGAAGGGCGCTTTGAGGACTTTGAAGCCAGGCTGAATTTTACAGAGAGGGAAATGGGAAGTTGTTGCTCCAGTGTAGAGGACAACATGAGAGGTCTGTTGGGGTCAGAGCTGGATGGCACAAGGACATTGTTTGAGGACAAAATGCGAACCTTGGAGGAAAGATTTATAACCATTGTAGGAGATGTGAACAATGTCAGCTCCACAGTGGCCATAGATGGAGCTGTAATGCCCCTCTTGGAAGGGGAGCTTGCTATCATAAGAAAGGGAACAGATGAGAAGTTGGAAGTACTCCAGAGTCGGCTGACTACCTTAGAAAGCACATGCTCACTGGGTTGCATGGCCACCTCCAAAGACGTAGAGATTTTTCGCACAGAAATTGAGGACTGCCAAAGCAAGAACCAGGATTTACTGCTCAGAATGGACAGCAACTCTGACCTGCTTCGGAAACTTAATGCTACTATCCTGGAAATCCAGAGGCGGATTGAAGAGGAAGCAGCTGAGTCCTTGCAAGGTGAGATCACTCTGTTGAAGATCAACCTGAACACCATGAGCAAGTCCTTAACTGGGCTGAAGGATTCTGTTTCTCAGTACTCAGACACGGTGCTCCACGTCAACTCCTCTCTGGACGAGCGTGAGCGCAAGATAGAAGATGAGGTCCACTCCATTCAAGAGAAGATCAACAACCAAGGCTCCCAGCTTCTGTTCAGCAACAAGCGAGTCCTCAACCTAAAAGGAGACCTTGAAAGGCTCAAGTCCAGAATCATCAGTGATTTGAGCAACTGCAAGAGTGTGGCTCATGGCCTGCAGAAGGAAGTGCTCCAGTTTGATGACCGTGTGGCCCAGGTGGAGGACATGTGTGGCAGACTGGGCATGGTAACGGGAAGCCTGGACCACATCAAAAGTGAGCTGGAAAATAACGCAGGAAGTATGTGGGGCTACATGGACCATATGAACGCAACCTTAGCTGCCCACTCTCAGGAAATAACTGTACTCAAAGATAACTTGTTGGACTGCCAGGCAAAAGTCACGGAATTAGCTGAAGACATCAGCCTCTTAGAAACCAAGCTGCAAGGCAACCAGCATTAG